One stretch of Chloroflexota bacterium DNA includes these proteins:
- a CDS encoding response regulator transcription factor — protein sequence MDKISVLIADDHTLFRKGVRKMLEAEEDMEVVGEAATGREALEQARALMPDIIIMDIQMPDLNGIEATRTIHREMPHIGIIFVTMFEDDEFVYQGLQAGGRGYILKDADPETMLRAIRAVAHGESLLGPTIAQKALRQFAALPGKQTPLVDDLTPREQEVLRLIAEGRSNKEIAGVLCLSEKTVKNHINNIFSKLHVYDRTQAMLYAIRKGLVKIG from the coding sequence GTGGACAAGATCAGTGTTTTGATCGCGGACGACCACACCCTCTTCCGCAAGGGCGTGCGCAAGATGTTAGAGGCGGAGGAGGATATGGAGGTGGTGGGGGAGGCCGCCACAGGCCGCGAGGCGCTGGAGCAGGCCCGAGCACTCATGCCCGACATCATCATCATGGACATCCAAATGCCTGACCTAAACGGCATCGAGGCCACTCGCACCATCCACCGCGAAATGCCCCACATAGGCATCATTTTCGTCACTATGTTCGAGGATGATGAGTTTGTCTACCAGGGCTTGCAAGCGGGCGGCCGGGGCTACATCCTGAAGGATGCCGACCCGGAGACTATGCTGCGGGCTATCCGCGCCGTCGCCCACGGTGAATCGCTCCTGGGCCCCACCATCGCCCAGAAGGCGCTCCGCCAGTTCGCCGCCCTGCCTGGCAAACAGACTCCTCTCGTGGATGATCTCACCCCTCGCGAGCAAGAGGTGCTCCGGTTAATCGCCGAGGGGCGCAGCAATAAGGAAATCGCTGGGGTGCTCTGCCTCAGCGAGAAGACGGTGAAGAATCACATCAACAACATCTTCTCCAAACTTCACGTTTACGACCGCACCCAAGCCATGCTCTACGCCATCCGCAAAGGACTGGTGAAGATAGGGTAG
- a CDS encoding sensor histidine kinase, translating into MPFLTAVRANGHSSLLLGILTLGEKRSGDLYTQEDLELLTTLAHSATLALENARLHEERIAILRQQLVQVTAAQEEERRRIARELHDGVGPTLASMNVRLRTARKLLQQDPELAAEEMEELAELAQTNIQDIRRLIYDLRPAALDELGLVPALREHLARCQQEHGLTIEFTADEGERLPAAVETALFRIAQEALANVVKHAQAHRVEVTLVRDEGAVTLRVADDGLGFDPLAPRAGTHLGLWSMRERVEQLGGRFEVESTAGRGTTVRVIIPYSG; encoded by the coding sequence GTGCCTTTTCTGACTGCAGTAAGGGCGAATGGTCATTCGTCTCTACTGTTGGGCATCCTGACCCTGGGGGAGAAGCGCTCTGGTGACCTCTACACCCAAGAGGACCTCGAACTCCTCACCACTTTGGCCCACAGTGCCACCCTGGCCCTGGAGAATGCCCGCTTGCACGAGGAGCGGATCGCCATCCTCCGCCAGCAATTGGTCCAGGTGACGGCTGCCCAGGAGGAGGAGCGGCGGCGCATTGCCCGAGAACTGCACGACGGAGTGGGACCCACTCTGGCCAGCATGAACGTCCGCCTGCGCACGGCGCGCAAACTCCTGCAACAGGATCCGGAATTGGCTGCCGAAGAAATGGAAGAGTTGGCCGAACTGGCCCAGACCAACATCCAGGACATCCGCCGCCTGATCTACGATCTGCGGCCAGCGGCGCTGGACGAACTGGGGCTCGTGCCCGCCCTGCGCGAGCACCTGGCCCGCTGCCAGCAGGAGCACGGCCTGACCATCGAGTTCACCGCAGACGAGGGTGAACGGCTGCCCGCCGCAGTGGAGACCGCTCTTTTCCGCATTGCCCAGGAGGCGCTGGCCAACGTAGTCAAGCACGCCCAGGCTCATCGGGTGGAGGTAACTCTGGTGCGGGATGAGGGTGCGGTAACCCTGCGCGTTGCCGACGATGGGCTTGGTTTCGATCCCCTGGCTCCCCGAGCAGGGACGCACCTGGGGCTGTGGAGCATGCGTGAGCGGGTGGAGCAGTTGGGCGGTCGGTTCGAGGTGGAGAGCACGGCGGGGCGAGGGACGACGGTGAGAGTGATCATCCCATATTCTGGCTAA